The window GTAAACTAAACGACGCTGAACAGCGTGTTAGCATCCTGCTGCAAAATGATGAAAATGCAGAACTGAGTGACTTTAACCCACAACCTGAATAACAAATTGTATGAGATCCCCTATGATCGAGACGTTATTGTCTTATCAAGCACGTAATAACGAGCAACTTAACCTTTGGCTTGATCGCCTGCCACACCAAAATCAGAATCTCATTAACGCGATGCGTTATGGGTTACTTTTAGGCGGCAAACGCGCACGTCCATTTCTTGTATATATTACAGGGGAAATGCTCGGCTGCACCGTTAAAGAACTCGACACTCCAGCCTCTGCAATTGAATGTATTCATGCCTATTCTCTGATTCACGACGACCTCCCAGCAATGGACGACGACGAATTGCGTCGTGGCCATCAGACTTGTCACATCAAATACGATGAAGCAACGGCAATTTTGACGGGCGATGCACTACAAACTCTCGCGTTTACTATACTTGCGGAAGGCACATTAAGTGCTGACGGGGAAAGCAATCGCGTTCGAATGATTCAACGTCTAGCAGAGGCCTCTGGTGCACAAGGTATGTGTATTGGACAAGCTCTTGATATTGAAGCTGAAAACCGCTCTGTCACGCTAGAAGAGTTAGAAGAAGTTCACCGTAACAAGACTGGTGCTCTAATGAAGAGTGCAATTCGTTTAGGTGCTCTGGCTGCTGGCGAAAAAGCGTTTGAAGTGATGCCTCAATTAGACAAGTACGCCGATGCCATTGGATTAGCATTCCAAGTTCAGGATGATATTTTAGATATCATTAGCGATACCGAAACTTTGGGTAAACCACAGGGCTCTGACCAAGAATTGAACAAAAGCACCTACCCTTCTTTGTTAGGTTTAGAGGGCGCTCAAGAAAAAGCGCAAACTCTGCTACAGGAAGCGCTTCAAGCTTTGGCTGCAATCCCATACAATACCCAGTTACTCGAA is drawn from Vibrio sp. SNU_ST1 and contains these coding sequences:
- the ispA gene encoding (2E,6E)-farnesyl diphosphate synthase translates to MIETLLSYQARNNEQLNLWLDRLPHQNQNLINAMRYGLLLGGKRARPFLVYITGEMLGCTVKELDTPASAIECIHAYSLIHDDLPAMDDDELRRGHQTCHIKYDEATAILTGDALQTLAFTILAEGTLSADGESNRVRMIQRLAEASGAQGMCIGQALDIEAENRSVTLEELEEVHRNKTGALMKSAIRLGALAAGEKAFEVMPQLDKYADAIGLAFQVQDDILDIISDTETLGKPQGSDQELNKSTYPSLLGLEGAQEKAQTLLQEALQALAAIPYNTQLLEEFARYVIERKN